In Lentibacillus amyloliquefaciens, one DNA window encodes the following:
- a CDS encoding glycosyltransferase, giving the protein MKKKKVLFFIYQMGAGGAARTMLNIINNLDRTKIDPVLVTLNYNGNYEDYLKSDINFIKLETKRLRSAIFPLAKVIRHEQADAVFSTIPNYNTVAILAKLLSFTSAKSIVREAAYLGGDFSANMKLRAYGFLYRFSDKVIALSNGVKENIIRRYNVNPKKIQVIYNPVDVNGIEHLIGDGNIAGEHKSIFTDDAKVIITAGRLVKDKDHETLLHAFAKLKRRINTKLVILGEGELEASLKAKAEELEIADNVYFLGFQRNPYIYFKHADLFALSSLHEGFGHVLAEALATGIPVVSTNCRPGASEVLNDGEFGVMCNVGDAEDMAVKLYETLTRDNEQLMQMVENGKERARAFDAKRIAKQYEESFMQTIGQNDRS; this is encoded by the coding sequence GTGAAAAAGAAAAAAGTGCTTTTCTTCATTTATCAAATGGGTGCCGGCGGAGCAGCCAGAACAATGCTGAACATCATCAATAATCTGGATAGGACAAAAATTGACCCTGTACTGGTCACTTTGAATTATAATGGAAATTATGAAGACTATTTGAAATCGGATATTAATTTTATCAAACTCGAAACAAAACGATTGCGATCAGCCATTTTCCCATTGGCCAAAGTCATCAGACATGAACAGGCGGACGCTGTATTTAGCACGATTCCGAACTATAACACCGTTGCTATATTAGCAAAGTTATTGTCGTTTACATCAGCGAAAAGCATTGTCAGGGAAGCGGCTTATTTAGGCGGCGACTTTTCAGCAAACATGAAATTAAGAGCCTATGGGTTCTTATATCGGTTTTCCGACAAGGTTATAGCGCTGTCTAACGGTGTTAAGGAAAATATCATCAGGCGCTACAATGTGAACCCGAAAAAAATTCAGGTTATCTACAACCCGGTCGATGTGAATGGTATAGAGCATCTTATTGGCGACGGGAATATAGCCGGAGAACATAAATCAATATTTACGGACGATGCGAAAGTCATCATTACAGCAGGCAGACTTGTCAAAGATAAAGATCATGAAACACTGCTTCATGCATTCGCCAAACTTAAGCGCCGGATAAACACGAAGCTTGTGATTTTGGGTGAGGGTGAACTGGAAGCTTCATTAAAAGCGAAAGCAGAAGAGTTGGAAATAGCCGATAACGTCTATTTTCTCGGCTTTCAGCGCAATCCTTATATCTATTTTAAACATGCCGATCTTTTTGCGCTGTCATCGCTTCATGAAGGGTTCGGCCATGTGTTGGCTGAAGCGTTGGCAACTGGAATACCGGTCGTTTCCACCAATTGCAGGCCAGGTGCCAGCGAGGTGTTGAACGACGGGGAATTTGGTGTCATGTGTAATGTCGGAGATGCTGAGGATATGGCTGTGAAATTATATGAGACTTTAACAAGGGATAACGAACAATTGATGCAAATGGTCGAAAACGGCAAGGAACGTGCAAGAGCTTTTGATGCGAAACGAATTGCCAAACAGTACGAAGAGTCATTTATGCAAACAATCGGCCAGAACGACAGGAGTTGA
- a CDS encoding glycosyltransferase family 2 protein, translating into MASKHTNQEANPLISIITPAYNAEEFIKETIESVLAQTYSNWEMIIVDDRSADGTVAEVKAYEKQDDRIKLVELEENSGSAVARNTAMEQARGHYIAFLDSDDLWFPEKLENQLRFMKEKDIAFSFTKYVRMEEDGTLKDNISKAPESVGYNDLMKHCVIGCLTVMIDRDKVGHLKMVNIRTRQDYAYWLAVTKRGFRAYGLPEVLAKYRSVENSISSNKVKAAKRQWYVYRQVENQNILKSLWYFFHYAAKGIRNTIKYKLSARNS; encoded by the coding sequence ATGGCAAGCAAACATACCAATCAGGAAGCAAATCCGCTCATTTCAATCATTACACCTGCTTATAACGCGGAAGAATTTATTAAAGAAACGATTGAGTCAGTACTTGCGCAAACCTATTCCAATTGGGAAATGATTATCGTGGATGATCGTTCCGCAGATGGAACGGTGGCAGAGGTAAAAGCGTATGAAAAACAGGATGACCGTATTAAATTGGTCGAACTTGAGGAAAACAGCGGATCCGCTGTTGCCCGCAATACAGCAATGGAACAAGCACGTGGGCACTATATAGCGTTTTTGGACAGTGATGATCTCTGGTTTCCGGAAAAGCTGGAAAACCAGCTGCGTTTTATGAAAGAAAAGGATATTGCTTTTTCATTCACAAAATATGTCCGTATGGAAGAGGACGGCACATTAAAAGACAACATATCAAAAGCTCCGGAATCAGTTGGGTACAATGATTTAATGAAACATTGTGTAATCGGCTGCCTCACAGTAATGATTGACAGAGATAAAGTCGGTCATCTCAAAATGGTTAATATCCGGACACGACAGGATTATGCCTACTGGCTCGCAGTAACAAAAAGAGGCTTTCGGGCATATGGATTGCCGGAAGTCTTGGCTAAATACAGGTCAGTAGAAAATTCGATTTCCAGCAATAAAGTAAAAGCTGCTAAACGGCAGTGGTATGTCTACCGGCAAGTTGAAAATCAGAATATCCTTAAAAGCTTATGGTACTTTTTCCATTATGCTGCAAAAGGGATTAGAAATACGATTAAATATAAATTGTCGGCGCGGAACAGTTAA
- a CDS encoding UDP-glucose dehydrogenase family protein, whose amino-acid sequence MNIAVIGTGYVGLVTGVCLAELDNQVTCIDIDDEKIAVLKKGESPIYENGLPELLQKNIERERLHFTTDYNEGLANKDLIYIAVGTPQGEDGAADLTFIDQACQSIAKILDHDAIIVTKSTVPVGTNEHIKDQIQAGLPDDVTINVASNPEFLRQGSAVHDTFNGDRIIIGSDDEYTLDILEKVNTGFNLPIVRTDLRSAEMIKYASNAFLATKLSFINEMANLCEKLGANIDNVSEGMGMDKRIGSSFLNAGIGYGGSCFPKDTRAVISVGKKVDYDMQLLENVVGVNERQKVILVDKVMERFKDLQGKKVAVLGLAFKPNTDDMREAPSIFVTENLLDQGADVHAYDPVAAENAKQILSDKITYAASVKETIDGADLTLILTEWDEIKKFPLSEYKQYMNYPVIFDGRNCFDLEQLAGSNVEYHSIGRPAVYS is encoded by the coding sequence ATGAATATCGCAGTCATCGGGACAGGTTATGTAGGGCTTGTAACCGGCGTTTGCCTAGCCGAACTTGATAACCAGGTCACCTGTATCGATATAGATGATGAAAAAATCGCTGTACTAAAAAAAGGTGAAAGTCCAATTTATGAGAACGGCTTGCCGGAGCTTCTCCAGAAAAATATTGAACGAGAACGTCTTCATTTCACAACCGATTACAATGAAGGCCTGGCCAACAAAGATTTGATTTATATAGCGGTTGGAACTCCGCAGGGAGAGGACGGCGCCGCTGACTTAACTTTCATCGATCAAGCATGTCAATCGATTGCAAAAATACTTGATCATGATGCCATCATTGTCACAAAAAGTACTGTACCGGTGGGCACGAACGAACATATTAAAGACCAAATCCAAGCGGGACTGCCTGATGATGTAACCATTAATGTCGCGTCCAACCCTGAATTTCTCCGGCAAGGATCGGCCGTACACGATACTTTTAACGGGGACAGGATTATCATTGGTTCAGATGATGAATATACACTGGACATTTTGGAAAAGGTTAATACCGGTTTCAATCTTCCCATCGTAAGAACGGATCTGCGGAGCGCTGAGATGATAAAATATGCTTCGAATGCCTTTTTGGCAACCAAACTCAGTTTCATTAACGAGATGGCTAACCTGTGTGAAAAGTTGGGTGCTAATATTGACAATGTTTCAGAGGGAATGGGGATGGATAAGCGGATTGGAAGTTCATTTCTAAATGCCGGTATCGGCTATGGCGGGTCGTGTTTTCCAAAGGATACAAGAGCTGTCATCTCAGTTGGGAAAAAAGTTGATTATGACATGCAGCTGCTGGAAAATGTGGTCGGTGTTAATGAACGACAGAAGGTAATACTTGTCGACAAAGTGATGGAACGGTTTAAAGACCTTCAAGGTAAAAAAGTCGCTGTTTTGGGTTTGGCGTTTAAACCAAACACAGATGATATGCGGGAAGCGCCATCCATTTTTGTGACCGAAAATCTGCTGGACCAGGGTGCAGATGTCCATGCCTATGACCCGGTTGCGGCGGAAAATGCCAAACAAATACTCTCGGACAAAATCACCTATGCTGCCAGTGTGAAAGAAACCATAGATGGGGCGGATTTGACATTAATACTGACAGAATGGGACGAAATAAAGAAATTCCCGCTCAGCGAATATAAACAATACATGAACTACCCAGTCATTTTCGACGGCAGAAATTGCTTTGATTTAGAACAGCTGGCCGGAAGCAACGTTGAATATCATTCCATCGGCCGGCCCGCTGTGTATAGTTAG
- a CDS encoding glycosyltransferase: protein MSTQKRVVHLTTVHHPYDPRIYHKECKSLKNAGYDVTLIAREAENGAQKESPISHIPVKTYKSRLKRMIFGTMDAYKKAKALDADVYHFHDPELLPVGWLLKKKHNAVVYDIHEDYITSIMQKEYLNKPIRKLTAAAYKYIEKFFSRKMELCLAEKYYKDIYPSGYCILNYPTVNQTFVQHERNHGPLEDKLLYTGNVSYVRGAQIHAKIPLVHDQVSVHFVGKCPSDLAEEMYDIAGDQKDRLELEGIDRFIEKGDIEARYLGHNWLAGIAVFPPTEHYKKKELTKFFEYMNAGLPILCSNFPVWKNFVEKYDCGLTVDPYDELKIREAIDYLRNNPDDAKRMGENGKKAVTGKLNWHAEEEKLIEWYGQLTAKR, encoded by the coding sequence GTGAGCACTCAAAAGCGTGTCGTGCATTTGACGACCGTCCACCATCCATATGATCCAAGGATCTACCATAAGGAATGCAAGTCACTGAAAAATGCCGGCTATGATGTGACACTGATTGCCCGGGAAGCCGAAAATGGTGCGCAAAAAGAAAGTCCAATCAGCCATATTCCTGTCAAAACATATAAAAGCAGACTGAAACGGATGATTTTTGGGACTATGGATGCGTATAAGAAGGCAAAAGCACTGGATGCGGATGTCTACCATTTTCATGATCCGGAACTGTTGCCTGTTGGATGGTTATTGAAAAAGAAACATAATGCCGTTGTTTATGATATTCACGAAGATTATATCACTAGTATTATGCAGAAAGAATATTTGAATAAGCCCATTAGAAAATTAACTGCTGCTGCGTATAAGTATATAGAGAAATTCTTTTCCAGGAAGATGGAGCTATGTCTGGCGGAAAAGTATTATAAAGATATTTATCCGAGTGGATACTGTATACTGAATTATCCAACAGTTAATCAAACGTTTGTTCAACATGAACGGAATCATGGACCATTGGAAGATAAACTGTTGTATACTGGGAATGTATCGTACGTACGGGGGGCGCAGATTCATGCGAAAATCCCGTTGGTTCACGACCAGGTGTCGGTTCATTTTGTCGGGAAATGCCCTAGTGACTTAGCGGAAGAAATGTATGATATTGCCGGTGATCAAAAAGATCGGCTCGAACTGGAAGGCATTGACCGGTTCATTGAGAAAGGAGATATCGAAGCAAGGTACCTCGGCCACAATTGGCTGGCAGGTATTGCGGTATTTCCGCCGACCGAGCATTATAAGAAAAAAGAACTCACGAAGTTTTTTGAGTATATGAATGCAGGGCTGCCGATTCTATGCTCGAATTTCCCTGTGTGGAAAAACTTCGTAGAGAAGTATGATTGCGGACTCACTGTTGACCCTTATGATGAATTGAAAATCAGGGAAGCGATTGACTATTTGCGGAACAATCCTGATGATGCAAAACGTATGGGGGAAAACGGCAAAAAGGCTGTCACGGGCAAGCTGAACTGGCATGCAGAAGAAGAAAAGCTCATCGAATGGTATGGGCAATTGACTGCAAAACGGTAA